A single window of Marinobacter sp. LA51 DNA harbors:
- a CDS encoding DUF1329 domain-containing protein yields MREFVVAGMAAVLLGVSGAALGKVAAEEAKALGQELTPVGAERSANSAGTIPAWTGGLKTPPDGWHKGEVEANPFPEDEPLFIISAENLHLYRDKLSDGHARMLEQYGADFFMPVYQTRRTAAFPEHVYEKSRENAVTAELLDNGNGVRNTIMTSPFPIPANGLEAIWNHILRYRGTEVAFRSASATPQRDGSYNPVVNDYEYFIGYSKKGAELEEIDNKIFYLKTDTISPSSLAGTITLVHETLDQIRSPRLAWRYDAGSRRLRRSPNLAYETDLPNSSSLRSVDQKDMYNGAPNQYDWTLKGKRELFVPYNAYVLHDSDVKPDDVIRARHINQSLTRYELHRVWVVEAKRRTGIGHIYDRRVFYLDEDSWQILASEEYDQNGNLWRVSEAHNISYYSEPVFWTTMEMTYDLNAERYYIDGLDDGFPAYDFNPGFRGGDFTASAARRDARR; encoded by the coding sequence ATGCGGGAATTTGTGGTCGCGGGTATGGCGGCGGTTTTGCTGGGCGTATCCGGGGCAGCTTTGGGAAAAGTTGCTGCGGAAGAGGCCAAAGCATTGGGGCAGGAGCTGACGCCAGTGGGTGCCGAGCGGAGCGCTAACAGTGCCGGTACGATTCCGGCGTGGACGGGCGGGCTGAAAACGCCGCCGGATGGTTGGCACAAGGGCGAGGTTGAAGCCAACCCGTTCCCTGAAGATGAACCCCTGTTTATCATCTCCGCCGAGAATCTGCATTTGTACCGAGATAAGTTGTCTGACGGTCATGCCCGGATGCTGGAGCAATACGGGGCGGATTTTTTCATGCCGGTGTACCAGACCCGTCGCACTGCCGCTTTTCCGGAGCACGTTTACGAAAAATCCCGGGAAAATGCGGTAACAGCCGAACTGCTGGACAATGGTAATGGGGTTCGGAATACCATCATGACCAGCCCGTTCCCGATTCCGGCCAATGGTCTCGAGGCGATCTGGAATCACATTCTTCGGTATCGTGGCACCGAAGTGGCCTTCCGCAGTGCGTCAGCGACTCCCCAGAGAGACGGTTCCTACAACCCCGTGGTCAATGACTACGAATATTTTATTGGCTACAGCAAGAAAGGCGCTGAACTGGAAGAGATCGACAATAAGATTTTCTACCTGAAGACCGATACCATTTCGCCATCATCCCTGGCTGGCACCATTACCCTGGTACACGAGACACTGGATCAGATCCGTTCACCGCGCCTGGCCTGGCGTTACGATGCCGGCTCCCGTCGATTGCGGCGGTCGCCTAATCTGGCTTACGAGACTGACCTGCCAAATTCCTCGTCCCTTCGTTCGGTGGATCAGAAGGACATGTACAACGGCGCTCCCAATCAGTATGACTGGACCCTGAAGGGCAAGCGCGAGCTGTTCGTGCCGTACAACGCTTATGTGTTGCACGACAGCGATGTGAAGCCCGACGACGTGATCCGGGCACGGCATATCAATCAGAGCCTGACTCGTTATGAGTTGCATCGGGTCTGGGTGGTAGAGGCGAAGCGACGGACCGGCATTGGTCACATCTACGATCGTCGGGTCTTCTACCTCGACGAAGACAGTTGGCAGATCCTTGCATCGGAGGAATACGACCAGAACGGCAATCTGTGGCGAGTGTCCGAAGCTCACAATATTAGCTATTACAGTGAACCGGTGTTCTGGACTACCATGGAAATGACGTACGATCTGAACGCTGAACGTTATTACATTGATGGGTTGGATGACGGTTTTCCGGCATATGACTTCAACCCGGGATTCCGCGGCGGTGATTTCACCGCGTCTGCCGCCCGTCGCGACGCGCGTCGCTGA
- a CDS encoding DUF6586 family protein, with protein sequence MASQWHSLVSQKLVLARVLLSQATSGDPQSDSEAAQALGREAVKQGSIELLLRARGLLLVMAARLYQHRAEEPATLDELAALIGDESNEVSQLRQLAGQANSWWNHLDQLTASQSRPPATRKSVSADNIIAVSADTGPDRSTDALRQTLNDMKIFADALEEQHSEW encoded by the coding sequence ATGGCCTCACAATGGCATTCACTGGTGTCGCAGAAATTGGTACTTGCGCGGGTTCTGTTGAGCCAGGCAACTTCCGGCGACCCGCAATCTGATTCTGAGGCGGCGCAAGCCCTTGGCCGTGAAGCGGTGAAACAGGGTTCCATTGAACTGCTTTTGCGTGCTCGCGGACTTTTGCTGGTGATGGCTGCCCGCCTCTATCAGCATCGTGCGGAGGAACCGGCAACTCTTGATGAGTTGGCGGCATTGATCGGAGATGAGTCCAACGAGGTCTCGCAGTTAAGACAACTGGCAGGTCAGGCCAACAGCTGGTGGAACCATCTTGACCAACTGACAGCATCTCAGAGTCGGCCACCGGCCACCCGCAAATCGGTGTCTGCGGACAACATTATTGCGGTGTCTGCCGATACCGGGCCCGACCGTTCCACTGACGCCCTGCGCCAGACTCTGAACGACATGAAAATTTTTGCCGATGCCCTGGAAGAACAGCACAGCGAGTGGTAA
- a CDS encoding cell division inhibitor SulA, translating into MEQLSFNQNMAYQHGALSRAVPPSAAAERRSVIRARRRTEKAEPAVTGNVTEIILPEGQVENFQLLLPMLTQLNQERRWLAWIDPPQALVSKWQTMHGIVTGELLVLRSTADHSAQELAERALSAGTCHAVVLWSRKLAKPAFEALQRASATGNSHGVVLRQR; encoded by the coding sequence ATGGAACAATTGAGCTTCAATCAGAATATGGCTTATCAGCACGGTGCTCTGTCTCGTGCGGTCCCGCCCTCTGCGGCCGCTGAGCGACGTTCTGTGATACGCGCCCGTCGCCGAACCGAGAAAGCCGAGCCTGCGGTGACTGGGAATGTGACCGAGATCATTCTGCCGGAAGGGCAGGTTGAAAACTTCCAGCTCTTGCTGCCGATGTTGACCCAACTCAATCAGGAGCGCCGTTGGCTGGCCTGGATCGATCCACCGCAGGCGTTGGTGAGCAAGTGGCAAACCATGCACGGTATTGTAACCGGTGAGTTGCTGGTACTGAGATCCACTGCTGACCACTCAGCGCAAGAGCTGGCCGAGCGGGCACTCAGTGCCGGAACCTGTCACGCGGTGGTGCTGTGGAGCCGGAAGCTTGCAAAGCCTGCGTTTGAGGCCCTGCAAAGGGCGTCAGCGACTGGTAACAGTCATGGTGTGGTGCTTCGGCAGCGCTGA
- a CDS encoding SOS cell division inhibitor, with protein MAEAQEHLDQFDQLMADLGRALSEQDWDRLAELNRQVQPAAEPLIVALEAQELSADEVRTRLEEMQQLVDAMDQGAVRARQEAQNALKGVNQNRNAAKMYQNVSSNRPK; from the coding sequence ATGGCCGAAGCCCAAGAACACCTGGATCAGTTTGACCAGTTGATGGCAGACCTCGGACGTGCGCTGAGCGAGCAGGACTGGGATCGGCTTGCGGAACTGAATCGTCAGGTGCAGCCTGCGGCCGAGCCTTTGATTGTGGCGCTGGAAGCCCAGGAATTGAGTGCGGATGAGGTGCGGACCCGACTCGAGGAGATGCAGCAGCTGGTTGACGCGATGGATCAGGGAGCCGTTCGGGCTCGGCAGGAAGCGCAGAATGCACTGAAGGGTGTAAACCAAAATCGCAATGCTGCGAAGATGTACCAAAACGTCTCTTCCAACCGTCCAAAATAG
- a CDS encoding sigma-54 dependent transcriptional regulator, with amino-acid sequence MSKNNKVLVLSDDDARRRDMVTILEFIGEEQVVDGADALELLKSADADSLDDVGVAVINGEDDNVVDTVAAICASTKGVPLLMVGDPALKGLSAEDSARVIARMEWPLNYTKFVDSLYRAQIYRDQFSRSRERGQQRGLQLFRSLVGTSRKVHQVRQLMEQVADKDVSVLITGESGTGKEVVARNLHYHSARRDKPFVPVNCGAIPAELLESELFGHEKGAFTGAITARVGRFEMAEGGTLFLDEIGDMPLNMQVKILRVLQERTFERVGSNRTLSADVRIIAATHKHLEDMIESGNFREDLYYRLNVFPIEMPALRERVEDIPLLINELIARMEKEKRGSLRMNSAAIMSLCRHNWPGNVRELANLVERLAIMHPYGVIGVQELPKKFRYVDDYDENRPVEDTGMPSAIPGLVGLDAPALLPVNGIDLKDYLSNLEKQLIQQALDEAGGVVARAAEKLRIRRTTLVEKVRKYGLREEEPEES; translated from the coding sequence ATGTCCAAAAATAACAAGGTGCTCGTGCTGAGTGACGATGATGCTAGACGCAGGGACATGGTCACGATTCTTGAGTTCATTGGCGAAGAGCAGGTCGTTGACGGGGCGGACGCGTTAGAGCTTTTGAAGTCTGCCGATGCTGACAGCCTTGATGACGTTGGAGTGGCCGTCATCAATGGCGAGGACGATAACGTTGTCGATACCGTTGCTGCCATCTGTGCCAGCACCAAGGGTGTTCCACTGCTGATGGTTGGCGATCCGGCGCTCAAGGGATTGTCCGCTGAGGACTCCGCCCGGGTCATCGCGCGAATGGAATGGCCGCTGAATTACACCAAGTTTGTTGATTCGCTGTACCGGGCCCAGATCTATCGGGACCAGTTCAGTCGTTCCCGGGAGCGTGGCCAGCAGCGCGGGCTGCAGTTATTTCGGAGTCTGGTCGGCACCTCTCGCAAGGTCCACCAGGTGCGCCAGCTGATGGAGCAGGTCGCCGATAAGGACGTCAGTGTGCTGATCACCGGCGAGTCCGGTACCGGCAAGGAAGTGGTCGCCCGCAATCTGCATTATCACTCCGCACGCCGCGACAAGCCGTTTGTGCCGGTGAACTGTGGTGCTATTCCGGCGGAGTTGTTGGAGAGCGAGCTGTTCGGTCATGAAAAAGGCGCATTTACGGGCGCCATCACCGCGCGGGTCGGCCGCTTCGAAATGGCCGAGGGTGGCACGTTGTTCCTGGACGAAATCGGCGATATGCCGTTGAACATGCAGGTCAAGATCCTGCGTGTGCTCCAGGAGCGAACCTTTGAGCGAGTTGGCAGCAACCGAACCTTGTCTGCGGATGTGCGGATCATTGCCGCGACCCACAAGCATCTGGAAGACATGATCGAGTCTGGTAATTTCCGGGAGGATCTGTACTACCGCCTGAACGTCTTCCCCATCGAAATGCCAGCCCTGCGTGAGCGGGTGGAAGACATCCCGCTGCTTATTAACGAGTTGATCGCGCGCATGGAAAAAGAAAAGCGTGGCTCGCTACGGATGAACTCAGCGGCCATCATGAGTCTGTGCCGCCACAATTGGCCGGGAAATGTGCGGGAGCTGGCGAACCTGGTTGAGCGGCTGGCCATCATGCACCCCTACGGTGTTATTGGCGTTCAGGAGTTGCCGAAGAAGTTCCGCTACGTGGACGACTACGACGAGAACCGCCCGGTGGAGGACACCGGTATGCCATCTGCAATTCCGGGCCTGGTGGGGCTGGATGCACCAGCGCTGCTGCCGGTCAATGGCATTGATCTGAAGGATTACCTGTCGAATCTGGAAAAGCAGCTGATCCAGCAGGCACTGGATGAAGCCGGCGGCGTAGTGGCTCGGGCAGCCGAGAAGCTCCGGATCCGGCGAACCACCCTGGTGGAGAAGGTTCGAAAGTACGGGCTCAGAGAAGAAGAGCCGGAAGAATCCTGA